Proteins encoded by one window of Elephas maximus indicus isolate mEleMax1 chromosome 5, mEleMax1 primary haplotype, whole genome shotgun sequence:
- the GPRIN3 gene encoding G protein-regulated inducer of neurite outgrowth 3 yields the protein MGTVPDPLRSAKTSLIAASGKEEDLGEVRSAASQHRPALLCKNTNGLSGAPAEAVLSPRAVAEALMQACEHETTQPDMSAPCVFSEVEKALPTLNSPGNPQQPGSSMPTAPALSSTAGKDLTQVSFTMPANQCTNQATLADQLQASLSSVPEHPQVKSQRTSGGEQLEKSGCPAEDSPGSSKDQVPYDFPSQETIQGTVQTPNAATPVCSHSASPVSEPEGKRQQASCDSEPRSCESPAREFGCSENKQPFLIASDPLVVSSVTPQPFHLSSESSTFPPDPEKLLLPAKHQRSRFKEASTMTNQAESEIKDTTNRTWQDAEVQAVASVKSRSVSTSPSILAAFLKENPTPKRFEQEQLRVICHGSGSGSHTLELSDSILAPQEVSQSCGIVPEVHIQAAAAGSTALQRESKLMSLPDKVLRASPISVASNNAQDTSKVDGKSAGMTPERKDPISKQLSGTNSSSLKASPINQISICTGSQDEISHGLQKSEVKPSEFTVKTINDPQADADCKLPNSCVPASKAEQPESLDPAEKGGAGERKPASPQTVKQPESAGTDTLGEKEKAEAKTLLLNPKPQEKGDTGSAANPTPSSLRKSQESALEENKQTKAATSLSLPSDSMGDSSPGSGKRTPSRSVKASPRRASRVSEFLKEQKLNVTAAAAQVGLTPGEKKKQLGADSKLQLKQSKRVRDVVWDEQGMTWEVYGASLDPESLGIAIQNHLQRQIREHEKLIKAQSSQSRRSISSDTSSNKKLKGRQHSVFQSMLQNFRRPNCCVRPAPSSVLD from the coding sequence ATGGGGACTGTACCTGACCCTCTGAGATCGGCTAAAACTTCCCTGATTGCTGCTTCTGGAAAAGAAGAGGACCTAGGAGAGGTGAGATCTGCAGCATCTCAGCACAGACCAGCTCTCCTGTGTAAGAATACCAATGGCCTTTCAGGGGCTCCTGCAGAAGCAGTCCTCAGTCCCAGGGCAGTGGCTGAGGCCCTAATGCAGGCTTGTGAGCATGAGACCACCCAGCCAGACATGTCTGctccttgtgtcttcagtgagGTGGAGAAAGCGCTTCCTACACTCAACTCTCCTGGTAACCCCCAGCAGCCAGGAAGCAGCATGCCCACAGCACCAGCCCTCAGTTCCACAGCAGGAAAGGATCTTACACAGGTGTCATTTACCATGCCAGCCAATCAGTGCACCAACCAGGCCACCTTGGCTGACCAGCTCCAGGCCAGCCTCTCATCTGTACCTGAACACCCCCAAGTGAAGTCACAGAGAACCTCAGGTGGAGAGCAACTTGAGAAGTCAGGATGTCCTGcggaagacagccctggcagCAGCAAAGATCAAGTGCCCTATGATTTTCCTTCTCAAGAAACAATCCAGGGAACGGTGCAAACTCCAAATGCCGCAACCCCAGTGTGCAGTCACTCAGCCTCTCCTGTAAGTGAACCTGAAGGGAAGAGGCAGCAAGCCAGTTGTGACTCTGAGCCAAGGTCTTGTGAATCTCCTGCTAGGGAATTCGGGTGTTCAGAAAACAAACAGCCCTTTCTCATTGCCTCAGACCCCCTGGTCGTGTCTTCTGTGACACCTCAGCCATTCCACCTCTCCAGCGAAAGTTCAACATTTCCTCCAGACCCAGAGAAGTTGCTGCTGCCAGCAAAGCATCAGAGGTCAAGGTTCAAAGAGGCAAGCACAATGACCAACCAAGCTGAAAGCGAGATCAAGGACACTACCAACAGGACTTGGCAAGATGCGGAGGTGCAGGCAGTGGCAAGTGTCAAGAGCAGATCAGTCTCCaccagccccagcatccttgctGCATTCTTAAAAGAAAACCCTACTCCTAAGCGTTTTGAACAAGAGCAGCTGCGTGTCATCTGCCATGGCAGTGGCAGCGGGAGCCACACATTGGAGCTGTCTGACAGCATACTAGCCCCCCAGGAGGTGAGTCAGAGCTGTGGCATTGTGCCAGAGGTACACATCCAGGCAGCTGCAGCTGGTTCCACAGCTTTGCAAAGGGAAAGTAAATTGATGAGCTTACCAGACAAGGTCCTTCGAGCCTCACCAATCAGTGTGGCATCCAATAATGCTCAAGATACAAGTAAAGTAGATGGGAAGTCAGCAGGAATGACTCCAGAGAGGAAAGATCCAATCTCTAAACAACTTTCAGGTACTAATTCTAGCTCCCTGAAAGCTAGCCCTATCAACCAGATTTCTATCTGTACAGGTAGTCAAGATGAAATAAGTCATGGATTGCAGAAATCTGAAGTCAAGCCATCTGAGTTTACTGTGAAAACCATCAATGACCCCCAAGCAGATGCAGATTGTAAACTACCCAACTCCTGTGTCCCAGCCAGCAAAGCTGAGCAGCCTGAGAGCTTGGATCCTGCTGAGAAAGGAGGTGCAGGGGAGCGAAAACCTGCATCTCCTCAGACAGTAAAACAACCAGAGTCTGCTGGCACTGATACCCTGGGTGAAAAGGAAAAAGCAGAGGCCAAAACCCTACTGCTCAATCCCAAACCTCAAGAAAAGGGAGACACAGGATCAGCTGCTAATCCCACTCCCTCCTCCCTGAGAAAGAGCCAGGAGAGCGCcttagaagaaaataaacaaaccaagGCAGCCACAAGCCTGAGTCTGCCTTCTGATTCCATGGGTGACTCCAGCCCAGGTTCTGGCAAGAGGACCCCTTCTCGCTCCGTCAAAGCCAGCCCCCGCCGGGCCAGCCGTGTCAGTGAGTTCCTCAAAGAGCAAAAGTTAAACGTGACAGCAGCTGCTGCTCAGGTAGGACTCACCCcaggagagaagaaaaagcagCTTGGCGCCGACTCCAAGCTCCAGTTGAAACAGTCCAAACGTGTCCGAGATGTGGTGTGGGATGAGCAGGGCATGACCTGGGAGGTGTATGGTGCTTCCTTGGACCCGGAGTCCTTGGGTATCGCGATCCAGAACCACTTACAAAGGCAAATCAGGGAACATGAGAAATTAATCAAAGCGCAAAGCAGCCAGTCCCGGAGATCCATTTCCTCAGACACTTCTTCAAATAAAAAGCTCAAGGGAAGGCAGCACAGCGTTTTCCAGTCCATGCTGCAGAACTTTCGACGCCCCAACTGCTGCGTTCGCCCTGCCCCTTCATCTGTGTTAGATTGA